The Cohaesibacter intestini genome segment AGGTTGGCTCCGCCAGAATCCACCAGATACAAACAAGGCAAGCGGTTTTCCTGTGCCACTTCCTGCGCTCGCAAATGCTTCTTGACGGTCATCGGATAATAGGTGCCGCCCTTGATGGTCGCATCATTGCAAATGATCATACATTCGCGCCCTGCCACCCGGCCAATACCGGTGATCAGGCCCGCTCCATGAATGGCGGCATCATACATGTTGTTGGCAGCCAGCGGCGACAATTCCAGGAACGGAGCGCCCGGATCGAGCAATTGCGTGACCCGGTCCCGCGGCAACAATTTGCCACGTGCCAAATGCCGCTCCCTCGCCCGTTCATTGCCACCCAGCGCCGCCTCCGCCCGCTTGGCCGCCAGATCCGACAGAAGCTCTTCCATCGCAGCGCGATTGGCCTGATAGTCTGCCGTTTCCGTCCGGATGTCCGATTGCAGAACGCTCATCTTTATCCTCCCTCACATCCCGAGTGACTTGCGGGCTTCAATCATCTCTGAACCGTCAAACCCTGCGCCACATATTTTGGCACTACTTTACACAAGCACCGGAAAGAAATAAAGAAATTTAACGCAACTTACGTCAACTGCGCGAAATTGGCAGCACCTAGCTCAACACCCTGATATCCACTGGCTTTGCGCACTCCGTCGGGCAACCCCAAAGCCATGCCAGGAGGCATTGTCCCTCACCAATTGGTTCAATCCCGCGCGCTCCGGTTAGCAAAAGAGTGTGATCATCCCTTCGGAACGCACCCTGCCTAGTCCTCAACCGCATCCACGGCCCCACCTGCCTCTTTCCACGCCCCAAAGCCACCGGACATATGCGCGACGGGTTTCAGGCCCATGGCTTGCATTTGCTGGGCCGCCAAAGCACTGCGCCAACCACCGGCACAGAAAAAGACAAATTTTTTGTCTTCGGCAAAGATTGGCTTGTGATAGGGGCTGGTTGGGCAAACCCAGAATTCGAGCATGCCGCGCGGCGCATGGAGCGCGCCGGGCATCCGCCCTTCCCTGTCCAACTCGCGAATGTCGCGGATATCGACAAAGACATGATCCTCACGGTCGAGCAAGGTCATGGCCTCTGCTATGTCAATCACATCGATTTCGGCTTCGGCGGCCGCGATCAGTTGCTTATAGGTTACGGTGATCTCTTGTGCCACGTCGGCCTCCTCTTTTCACATTGGGTTCAAGAGGATCAAATTCGAACCGTTTTTGCAAGCAGGCCCAAAACAAAAAAAGCGCGGGCTGCCCCACGCTTTTTTTTAAAGAATAACAATGTCAGGTGTTTTCGTTAGCTAACAGCGACAACCGCTGTCTCGAATGCTCCGAAGAAATACACAATGGCCAAAACAGCGCCTAGCGCCAATACGGCTTTCATTGTGACACCCCAACAAGAAACGTCGACTTCTTTGTCCATGTCGCCTCAGCTGTCACTTGACTATGTTGGTACCGCTCGCCCTCAGGCTGCGGTGGAGTGAGCCTGTGTTAATCTCTTGGAAAGGAAATAGCAATCATTAAGGCATGCATCAGACGCAAACCTCCTATGGACTTCAGATTTCAACGATGAATCAATAAGCTAGGGACTCACAAAAGTGTGTGTAATGTGTCAGAATAGTGACGAACCGAACCTGTAACGTTACGGCAATTCAGCGCTAAATGCGACTTGAACTCAGACTCTAGGGATTTGTACTAATGGAACCATTCACCCTCATCGACC includes the following:
- a CDS encoding rhodanese-like domain-containing protein, with product MAQEITVTYKQLIAAAEAEIDVIDIAEAMTLLDREDHVFVDIRDIRELDREGRMPGALHAPRGMLEFWVCPTSPYHKPIFAEDKKFVFFCAGGWRSALAAQQMQAMGLKPVAHMSGGFGAWKEAGGAVDAVED